A genomic window from Onychostoma macrolepis isolate SWU-2019 chromosome 22, ASM1243209v1, whole genome shotgun sequence includes:
- the LOC131531025 gene encoding V-set domain-containing T-cell activation inhibitor 1-like, protein MTVSISFKLSINLIRYDNQKPQCRIKHFKKGRKEGSFNLILIFCFICVFAVLINKVCLQVTVEAVIGGSVVLPCSFTKDDNKLQDIDVSWRHNGSKIVFDIIPHSTSPVTQDAEYENRTETFPEEYLRGNFSIKLNNLQHTDAGQYICYIKNADAFQTVKLIISGSISTEQGNQGETEQDGMGPLLLVCIILPVMLVIVVIIFILVFWRKKCSISHRQAGLRIVTNVL, encoded by the exons atgactgtatctATCTCATTCAAGCTGTCAATAAACCTTATAAG ATATGACAACCAAAAACCTCAATGCAG AATAAAACACTTCaaaaaaggaaggaaggaaggaagctTCAATCTCATACTCAT TTTCTGCTTCATCTGTGTGTTTGCAGTGCTGATAAACAAAG TGTGTCTGCAGGTCACAGTAGAGGCTGTTATTGGTGGTTCTGTTGTTCTGCCTTGTTCTTTCACCAAAGATGATAATAAACTTCAAGACATTGATGTTAGTTGGAGACACAATGGTAGCAAGATTGTGTTTGATATAATTCCACACAGTACTTCACCAGTGACACAGGACGCAGAATATGAGAACAGAACTGAAACTTTCCCTGAAGAGTATCTGAGAGGAAACTTCTCCATCAAACTCAACAATCTTCAACACACTGATGCGGGACAATACATCTGTTACATAAAAAATGCAGATGCATTTCAGACTGTAAAGCTGATCATCAGTG gATCAATATCTACTGAACAAGGAAACCAAGGAGAAACAGAACAGGACGGAATGGGGCCTTTGCTCTTGGTTTGCATTATATTACCTGTGATGTTAGTTATAGtggttattattttcattttagttttctgGAGAAAAAAGTGCTCAATTAGCCACAGGCAGGCCGGATTAAGAATTGTAACTAATGTCTTGTAG